In the genome of Ureibacillus sp. FSL W7-1570, the window AAGATGAAAGAGAATATGATTTTCAAGAAATGAAACTGGAACGATTTCATCACTTACGAGACTTTTTCCTTCAATGTACCGTTGCCGTTGTTGTTCTATTAATGATCTTGTTTGTAAGTAATCAAGTGGAGTTGGGCGTCTTTAGTCATTTATGGATTGCGGCTTTTATTCTTGTTGTCTTTCCAGTAATGGAGGCCTTCACACCAATCCCAAAAGCAATAACTGATTTAACGAATTATGATACATCTTTAAAACGTATTCAACAAGTAGAACATACCGGTGTTGATTTACAAGAAACTGATTCAAAGTATTTACAACAGTTGAAAGTTCAATACCATTTTACTGTATCCTTTGAAGATGTGTACTTTCGTTATATAGAGGATTCAAAAATGGTGTTAAAGGGATTGAATTTACAAATTTGCCAAGGGGAAAAAATTGCAATTCTCGGAAAAAGTGGAGCGGGAAAGAGTACTATTGCAAAACTGTTGCTCGGTTCTGTCATACCAACAAATGGTGCAGTAAAAATCAATGATATTAAAACTTATAATATAGCCCGAGATATTCACGAATGGGTTTCTGTATTACATCAAAAACCTCATTTGTTTAATTCAACGGTGATGAATAATATTCGCCTTGGAAACATTCATGCGTCGGATGAAGAGGTGAAGGAAGTGGCTAAACAAGTACAGCTTCACGATTATATCGAGTCCCTTCCAAATGGTTATAATACAAAAATTCAAGAATTAGGGGAGCGTTTTTCTGGAGGAGAACGTCAACGAATAGCTTTAGCACGAATATTGTTGCAAAAAACGCCGATTGTGATTTTAGATGAACCGACCGTCGGATTAGATTCGATTACCGAAAGGAAATTGCTTGATACAATCTTTAAAAGTTTGGAAGGAAAAACGATAATTTTTATTACCCATCATTTAATCGGTGTAGAATTAATGGACCGGGTCATTTTTATTGAAGACGGTAATATAGAAATGGAAGGTTCTCATGGAGAGTTGTTGCAATCAGCAGAAAGATATAAAGCTTTATACAAAATGGACCGTCCCTTTAATATTTCGTGATTTATTAAAAGGGAAAGAATCACAATACTAAAATAAGAGTATCATCCCTCTATTGATTAGATGGAAGATACTCTTTAATTCACAATATTTTTCAACAAATTAAAGGCTTAGTTCATTTGGAGAACTAGGTCCTTTTTTGTAGTGATCATTACCTCAATGGTTGTACCGCTAGATGCAAAAATTAACGTTAAGATTTTACATTAATCCGTTTGCTTCTTTCCAATCAAGGAATTCTTCATATGTGCATTGTTTATCTAAAATGGAGCCATCTTCTTGAATTTCAATGACACGGTTCGCGATCGTTTGAATAAATTGATGGTCGTGGGATGTGAAAATCATAGCTCCTTTAAATGCGATTAAGCCATTGTTCAATGCTTGAATCGATTCCAAGTCTAAATGGTTCGTTGGTTCGTCTAACAATAGTACGTTTGCATTGGAAAGCATCATTTTTGCTAACATACAACGAACTTTCTCTCCACCTGATAATACAGAAGGGGATTTTTTCACTTCTTCGCCAGAGAAGAGCATGCGACCTAAGAAACCGCGTAGGAACGTTTCTGTCTCATCTTCTGGAGAATATTGACGTAACCAATCAACTAATGTTTTTTCGTTTCCTTCAAAATATTTCGAGTTATCCATAGGGAAGTAGGATTGACTTGTTGTCACTCCCCATTTGAAAGTTCCACTATCCGCTTCTCTTTCTTCCATTAAAATATCGAGCAATGCCGATTTTGCTAACGGATTTCCTAATAAAACGATTTTATCGTCGCGATTCATTGTGAATCGAATATCTTTAAATAGCACTTCACCATCTTGAGTAGTTGTTAAGCCATCGACAGTTAAACAATCATTCCCAATTTCTCGGCCGATTTGGAAGTTGACATATGGATATTTACGGCTAGAAGGTTTAATGTCATCCAATTGAATTTTTTCCAACATTTTTTTGCGGCTCGTTGCTTGTTTCGATTTTGAAGCATTCGCAGAGAAACGGAAAGCATCACGAGCTTCAAAGTGACTCGCATCGATGGCGACATGTTCATCATTTAGAAAGCCTTCCAACATCGCTGTTTTGATGAGTGTATCGTTCATTTTATCTAGCACATCTGATTCACTAATGACTTGAATCATGCGTGAATAAGAGCTTTCAGATGGTACGACATCAGACACAAGGAATCCACAGTCGAAACGAAATAAAGGATCATGGACCAAACGTTTGACTAATCCTTCATTGTTGGAATTCGTTCGACAATACGAATAATCAGCGATTGAATCATTGCACCATCATTCAATTCACGTGGTGCACCTTTCAATGTCTTTTTAGAAAACAATTGAAAAATAGGTTGAATGTCAATCACACTAAAAATGGCATCATAACGATGGGAACTTTCCATTTCTAATAATTGATGGATGTCAAAAAGAGAAATTTGTTTTACAATAGTCATAGGGTACTCACCTCTTTCGTATGGTTTGTTTGGTTACTTACCATTATAACGAAATTTGGGGAGGTACCCATTTTTTATTGTCTTGAATCCCTTGAAAATCAAGGGGTGAGAATTATGAAATTAACTCTACTAACAGTCTTTTTACAATATTCTTCCCAATAGTTGTCTTCATCTCCCCAAATCTCATGTAACCAAATGTACATTAGAATAATTTCAAGTTGTTGCTTCTTCCCTCTCATAAATGGTTTTTTTGAAATTTTTGTGTAAAGCGAATTTAAGTTAAATAAATTTGTTTTTTGTTTATAATCATAAAAATAAGGCTTCCATTCTTCATTAGATTTAATCTTATGTTTTGTCGGCCAGAGAGAATCATTATCAAAAAATCTCGAAGCATAATCTGTAGCAAAAGCCCAAATATTTACTTTATATTTATTCCAAGTATTTTCCAGCCAATCATTGATGTCATCTGAAATAAATACTGAAGGTTTATTTATTTCTTTTTCACTTTGAATTCTGTGATAATCCCTAATAAAGCGAAACAGCATTTCGGTTTGATCTTTTAAAAAAGGATTTTTTTTGATAAGTTGAGCATAACAATCATATGAACAACTCCTAAATTCATCATCTGTATGATATAAAAGAAAGAGCGGTTCCTTTTTTAAAAAGCTTATTATTGAACGATGTATATGCTTATCATAATTATCATAAATATTAACCAACCAATCTTGAATATCTTTATCATACATTTCTAATTGATTCTTAAATTTTAATAAACGTTCCTCCTGTAGAATGGTCTGCTCATTCATTTTATTAATATCCAAATATTGATTAAAATACTCGAAAATATAATTTACGCAAATTTGCATATTTTCCAATCTTGCTTCTATATCAAACTCATTAATTTTGTCTTCCCGCTTTCTTTTTGCAATGTATTCTTCAATGGACAACAATTTAATTCACCTTCTATTTTTTATAATTCATTAATATTAAATACAGGAAATAAAAATAGCTTTTTATACTATACTTTCATACTTAGGTTCTTTGTCAAATGGTGTTGGTGAATAAATTTTAGTGACATTATTTGGTAATATGTAATCGGATGGCTTAGGGGAAATTCGAGGTTCCCCTAAGCTGTTTTTATTTTCGCTAAGTTTTGGGTAATGAATATTCGGTTTCTAAAGTGATAGAAGGATCGATAACCGAAAGAAATGCGTTTAATCACTTTGATTTTGTTATTAATCCCCTCTAAAATGCCGTTGTTATAATCATATTTCAACGTATTCTCCACGTAATTGATGTATTTGTTGATTGTCTTGATGGCGGTTTTCATATAGCTGGAAACGATATTTTGTTTATTCTCTAATGTTTTCTTTAGGAGCTCAAAGTCTTTGATTTTTATGCAATGTTGCACGTATTGATATAACTCATAGGACGCTTTTAATTCAGAATCTAAATCAATGAGATAGTGGAGAATCTCCACCTCACACATATGCTTTTTAAAGCAACGATGATATTTATAGTTCTTATAATCAAGTTTTGTTTGATCTTTCAGAAGGAGCTTCCAGTATTTTTTTAATTTATTGTAATTCTTTTTATCCCGATTCATGACGTTGATGCGCGTTTTGTTTAAAGCTCTGCTAAATAGTTGGAGGATATGGAATTTGTCGAGTACGATTTCCGCTTTAGGGAAAACTTCGTGGATTAAGGAAATATAAGGGCTGTACATATCGATGACAATCGTTTTTACCGCATCTCTCGCCTTCTTGGAATACCGTAAGAAATACTCTTTGAGGACATGTAATCTCCGGTCCTCCACGATATCCACAATCTCCCCCGTTTCAGAGTCGCAGAAAATAAAGGACATCGCTCCAGCTGCGGATTTCACTGATTTAAACTCATCAAAACACAAATGCTTTGGAAGGTAGTGAACATTTGGTTGATAATAGCTATAAAAGCTGTCAATGACACGACTGACAGTGGCATGAGAAACATTATGTTTCATCGCAATATCTTTTTCGGATATTTTATCTTTGGCGTTTAAAGCAATCGCTACTTTAGTATTGTTGGAAATACAACAGTTTTTAGCCACGACGCTCGTTTTTAAAGTAAACGTGGAATGACAATGTTTACAGAAATAACGCTGTTTACGCAATTTTAAGTAGGTATGAAAACCTGAAATGCTAGGCATTTTAATGAGAGACGTTTTAAAACCGTGTTTAATGATTTGAACATCAAAGACATGTCCACAAGCATAACAAGCTTTTGGTTGGTAAGTTAATTGGCCATAAAAGACTTTTGATTGGACCCCTTTAATGAGTTCTTCTGCACAAAAATTTTCATCAAATGTGATATTTTTGTCTTTTATATTGAGTAGGTTTCGTATAGAATGATGGTGAGACATGTGACACAACTCCTTTGGAAAATGTGTTTTGGCGATTACATTTTACCAGAGTTTTGTCACTGTCTCATTTTTTTTTGTTCAAAAAAATTGGTGCTGGTTTATACTCACCAACACCAAATATTATAGAGCCCATACTTATAGAGATTTTATGATAAAAGAAAAAGGCCAAAACCTTGATACATCAAGTGTTTTGACCTTAGGTGATTTTTATTAATTTAATTGTATGGAGACGGCGGGAGTCGAACCCGCGTCCAGAAACTCCAACACTTAAGCATCTACGCGTGTAGTTTGTCTATTGGGATTTCGCGTTGCATTCTGCCGACAAACAGGCGTCCTGCACGCTAGCTTGTTGAGTCTCTTGCCAGTGCCCCAAGCAAGGCACTCGCCGTAGCCCACTCAAGATGAACCCTAATGCAGCCACATGGGCGATGGCTGATTAGAGTGCCTTAGCAAATTAAGCAGCTAAAGCGTAAGATTGTTTGTTGCCAGTTATTTTTAACTGCCGTTGATCACGGAGACGAGCCCTCCGACGCGCAGCTCAAGCTTGAACCATTCCTGTCGAATCCGTAACGTCCCCTTCATAGTATACTACAAAAGGACTACGGTCATTTGAGAACGTCCAAACTGGCTGTCTTCGATTATCATTATACTTTAATCCTAAACTATTTGCAAGTATCCGGGACAAGTTTTTAGTATATTCCTTTGATAAATATCACTTTTTTGATTAAGACGTAAATCAATCCTATTGGTTTTTCAATTTCAATGCGCGTTCCATTTCGCGTTTTGCTTCTTTCTTCCGCTCATCGGCGCGTTTATCATATTTTTTCTTCCCTTTTCCGAGGCCGATCAACAATTTCGCGTAACCGTCTTTGATATAGATTTTCAGCGGTACAATCGTATAGCCGTCCCGTTTTACCGCACCGGCCAGTTCGGCAATTTCCTTTTTATGTAGAAGCAGTTTCCGCACCCTTAATGGATCATGGTTGAAGCGGTTTCCCTGTTCATAAGGGCTGATGTGCATGTTGTGGATCCACGCTTCCCCGTTCCGGATTAATACGAAGGAATCTTTCAATTGCACGCGGCCAGCACGGATGGATTTGATTTCGGTTCCTTGCAACACCATGCCGGCTTCAAAAGTCTTTTCAATAAAATAATCATGGGTCGCTTTTTTGTTTTGGGCAATGACTTTTCCTGTTCCTTTTGGCATCTTTTACACCTCTCTAAACACACAATAAAAGGCTGCATGAAATACTTTATTTCCATTTTAAAGTATTTTCACAACAGCCTCTAGTATAATTCTTCGACAGCTGTTTGTCGATTCATCGACTACTTTCTTTTCTTCTTTTTCCCTTTTTTGGCGACGCCTTCGTAAAATTTCTCTTTCTTCTTGCCTTTTCTGCCGCGCTCTTCTTCCTCTTTATCTTTCCGTTTTCTTTGCTTCCGTTCCGCCTGGATCACTTTCGGGGCCTCTCTTCGAACTTTGTGGAAGGATTTGACCATATCCACAATTTCAAAGTCGATGGAGGATTCGTCCAAATTCACATTGGCAACCCGGACCTTCACTTCATCCCCAATGCGGAAGATGCGTCCGGTATATTCCCCGACCATGATCATCTGGCGTTCATCGAAGTGATAGTAGTCATCGGTCAAATTCGTAATGTGGACGAGCCCTTCGATTGTATTCGGCAGCTCGACGAAAATGCCGAAGTTCGTTACAGAAGAAACAATGCCCACAAATTCTTCGCCGATTTTGTCGGACATGTATTGGGCTTTCTTCAGCGATTCCACATCCCGTTCGGCATCCACCGCTCTCCGTTCACATTCAGACGTATGGTCGGCGATTTCATCCATCACTTGCGCCCATTTGAAAATCGTCTGTTTCGAAACATCGCCTTCAAATAAATAAGTACGGATCAACCGGTGCACAATCAAGTCCGGATAACGGCGGATTGGCGAAGTGAAATGGGTATAAAAGTCCGTTGATAACCCGAAGTGGCCAATGGATTCCGGATAATATCTCGCCTGTTGCAACGAACGAAGGAGCATTGTCGAAATAACCGGCTCTTCCGGCAAACCTTTAATGGATTCAAGAATTTCCTGCAAGGCTTTCGGATGGACGGAATTTCCTGTCCCTTTCACAATCAACCCAAAGTTAGTAATGAATTCAAAGAAGCGTTGCAATTTTTCCGGTTTCGGATCTTCGTGGATACGGTAAAGGAATGGCACTTCCATCCAATGGAAATGTTCCGCCACCGTTTCATTGGCGCAAAGCATGAATTCCTCGATGATGCGTTCGGCAATCGTGCGCTCCCTTAGCACCACGTCGATTGGCCACCCTTCTTCATTCACCACGATTTTCGCTTCTTCAAAGTCAAAATCGATGGCGCCGCGGTTCATGCGTTTTTTGCGCAAAATGAGGGCCAATTCCTTCATTTCCTTGAACATCGGAACAAGCGGTTTATAGCGTTCAATGAGCGCTTCGTTTTCCTCTTCCAATATTTTATATACATCGGAATAGGTCATCCGTTCCGTTGTCCGGATCACGCTCGGGAAGATTTCATGCTCAATGACGTTCCCGTTTTGGTCGATAATCATTTCACAGGAAATCGTCAAGCGGTCCACTTGGGGATTCAAAGAGCATATTCCGTTTGATAACCGGTGGGGGATCATTGGAATCACGCGGTCCGCCAAGTAAACGCTCGTTCCGCGTTTATAGGCTTCTTTATCGAGCAAAGAGCCTTCTTTCACATAGTAACTTACATCGGCAATGTGAACACCCAATTTATATGTGCCATCTTCATTTTTCGTCACCGTCACCGCATCGTCCAAGTCTTTCGCATCTGCGCCGTCAATCGTCACAATCGTTTCATTTCGTAAATCCCGGCGTCCCACCAAATCTTCTTCCGCAATCACATCCGGCACTTTTGCCGCTTCTTTCAGCACCTCTTCCGGAAATTCCGGCGGGATATCATGTTGAAAAATGATGGATAAAATATCCACACCCGGATCGTTTTTATGCCCTAAAATTTTGATGATGACGCCCGTTGCCGATTTGATTTCGCTCGGCCAGTTCGTCACTTCCACAACCACTTTATGGCCGTCCACAGCGCCCAGCGAATCTTCCTTGGCAACGAAAATATCCATGTTCAACCGTTTATCGTCCGGCACGACAAAGCCGAAGCCGCGATTGGCCTGGTATGTGCCGACAAAGGTTGTTTTGGAACGCTCCACCACTTTGATGATGGTGCCTTCCCGCTTCTCGCCGGAAGATTCTTTCAATACGCGCACTAAAACAATGTCCCCGTTCAATGCGCCATTGACTTCGTGCGGCGGGATGAAAATGTCATCCAACCCTTCTTCCTCTGGTGTGACAAATCCGAAGCCCTTTGAGTGGCCGATAAATTTTCCCCGGAGCAGGTTCATCCGTTCCGGCAAGCCGTAGCGGTTCGAGCGGGAACGGACGATGTACCCCTGATCTTCCATGCGGACAAGGGCTTTGACCAATTCTTTGAATTCATCGGCCGTTTCAATGCCGAGCACCTCTTCCAGTTCATCCACTTTAAGCGGCTTATAATCTTCTTCCTTCATTAAATTTAAAATTCTTTGCTCAAGCTCAGTATGTTGTGCCATCACAATCCCTCCTTTATTCAAACCTTCACTGATCTTCCCAGTCCAGGCTTTCCAAAAATTCGTAAATCACTTCATGCAATTGTTGTTTTTCTTTGTCCAAAGTAATGACATGACTCGATTCTTCAAACCAAACCAGTTTTTTATTCAAGGATTCCACATTCTCATAGATAATATGAGCAGAATTCGGGTCAATAATTTCATCATGTCTTGATTGAATGACGAGAATCGGTGCATATACTAAGTCGAGATCGTTTCGGACTTCCTGGACGAACTGCTGCAAATCCGCCAAACCCGGCATGCCCTTTTGGCGGATCGCTTCAATTTCTTCGGTGATTTGCTGTTCCGATTTCCCTTCATATTTTTTATATTCTTTGGCATATTTGATGACGCCTTTAAACATCATGTCCGTCGTTCTCATCGTCATTGGGGAGCACATCGTAATGACACCTTTCAGAGGGACGTTCATGGCAAGTTTTAATGACAAAACGCCTCCCAGGGACAATCCGGCAACCGCAATTTGCTCATATCCTTTTTCCTTCAAGGTTTCATAAGCTTTTACGACATCTTCCCACCATTCTTTCGGCCCTGTTTTGATGAGTTCTTCCGGCGGTACACCATGGCCACGGTAATGGGGCGCATAACTTGTATAGCCTTTTTTTTCAAGAAAGCGGCCGAGCATCCGAACATCCGCGGAACTTCCGGTAAACCCGTGAAGCAGGAGCACCGCGCGCTTTCCTGCAGGGAAAAAGAAGGGTTGCTGTTCTTTTTTCTTCATAAGTTCCTCCAACAATTGTATGTCAACATTCCTTCATTTATTTTTGTGCCCATTATTTTCGTGAATATACAAATTTTCTCTCTCCATTATAAATGAAAAAGCCTAACCATGCTTGGTTAGACTTTTATTTTATCCATTAAAACTTGATAACCAACAATGTTAAAATGAAAAACAATACCGCAAGAACAATGGTTGTTCTATGTAAAATCAAATCGATTCCTCTAGCTTTCGTTTTACCGAATAGTTGTTCAGCTCCACCAGAGATGGCACCTGATAAGCCTGCACTTTTACCAGATTGCAATAATACCACGGCGATTAAAGCAAGAGATACAAGAATTAATAATACCAACAATACAGTATGCAATAGTCCCACCTCCTGAACCATAACTTCCTTTAGTATAGCAAAAACCCATTTCCGTTACAATCTTTGTAAAAAAAATGAAATATTATTTATGTATATTATTTTATCCGGATGCTTCCTTGTATATAATCAAAAAGTTCTATTTTTTCAGAATTTTATTGATTTTGTTTTACTATTTTCATAAAATATATTTCACTCAACATTTTTAGGTAGTAAGAGAGGGATTTTGATGAACACGTTTCAAAAAATAGGGAAATTTGCAGGCGATACTTTTGCATTATGGGTATTATTGGCTGCGGGTCTCGCCATGTGGATTCCCGAATATTTCACTTGGATTTCCCCATGGATCACAACATTGCTTGGAATTGTCATGTTCGGCATGGGGATGACGTTAAAATTGGAAGATTTTAAATTGGTCTTATTGCAGCCTAAAGGGGTTATCATCGGCATTATCGGACAATTTACCATCATGCCATTCCTTGCTTTTGTCTTGGCGAAACTTTTCCAGCTTCCACCTGAAATTGCGGTTGGCGTGATTTTGGTCGGTTGCTGTCCAGGGGGAACGGCATCAAACGTCATGACGTTCTTGGCAAAAGGGAATACGGCGTTATCCGTAACCATTACTTCCTGTACCACATTGCTTGCCCCAATCGTGACACCTGCATTGATTTACTTTTTGGCGAGCGAATGGCTGCCGGTTTCTTTCATGGCCATGTTCCTTTCAGTGGTAAAAGTCGTGTTGATTCCGATTGTTTTAGGGATTCTTGCGCAAATCTTCTTTAAACCGGTTGTTGAAAAAAGTATCGATATTTTGCCAACAATTTCCGTTACTGCGATTGTATTAATTGTTGCAGCCGTCGTTAGCGGTAGCCGTGATAAAATTATCGAATCTGGTTTATTGATTTTGGCGATCGTTATTTTACATAACGGATTGGGTTATGCAATCGGCTATTTGGCAGCGAAAGTGTTTCGCTTGGATTATGAAGATAAAAAGGCGGTGGCCATCGAAGTGGGTATGCAAAACTCCGGATTGGGTGCAAGTTTGGCAGCAACCCATTTCGATCCGGTTTCTGCCGTGCCAAGCGCCATCTTCAGCTTCTGGCACAATATTTCCGGCCCAATTTTGGCAACGTATTGGGCGAAGAGGGCAAGCAAGCGGAAAGTGGCGCAGGGTGATTGATTTTTATTCTAGTAAATCAAGGCGTAACTTGTGAGGTTGCGCCTTTTTTATTTTTGTGCAAAATGGCGCATATTTATTGCATTCCCTTTACAAAAAGTGCTGTTGTTGTTTTTAAATTTTGATTTTCGGGTCGATTTTCCGCTCAAAATTTTATTTTCAGGTAAAATATTCCAATTCTTTATCAATTGTTTTATTATTTGGCTGAAGGAGGTGAAGAGTTGCTTCTGCTGGATCGAAAAACGCCGAAAAGCATTCTGATTTTAGAAGCGCTTTTGCGCAGGTTGGATTCCAACGATCGGGACTTTTCCTACTTCCAAGACTACTTGACCCGGCTGAAGTTCGGGCACGAAGGGGAGCATCGGGTGGACCGGGAATGGTTTGAAATGCCCTATTTGAACGAGCATTTTTTGTTTTTTAATTATGAAATTGAAAATGAATTAGGCTTCTCGCATCAGATTGACACTTTATTGCTGACAAAGCACTTTCTGTTGATTTTGGAGGTTAAGAACATTGCTGGGCGGATTGATTATGACGAACAGAAGCATCAATTGATCCGCACCCGTCCCACAGGTACAGAAGATACTTTGACGAATCCTTTTGATCAGCTGCATCGCCATGAAGAATTGTTTCATCGGATTTTATCGAAATGGAAGTTCTCTTTGCCGATTGAGAAGGCGGTTGTCATGGCCAATCCCGCCACCATTATCGGAAATGTCCCAAAGTCCCCACCAATCTTTCATGCAAGCGGTTTGCGATCGTTCATTAAAAAATGTTTGGTTCGGCATGAAAGTCAGCTCACAACGGGCCAATTGGACAAGTTGGCAAAGCAGCTTTTGTCGCGGGCTGTATCCCGCAATTTTGATTTGAATATCAGCGTGGATCGCATTCGAAAAGGCGTGCTTTGCGAGAAATGCAATTATGCTGTGGCGATGACTTACGGCAGAGGGATTTGGACTTGCCCTAAATGCGGATTTGAAAGCAGGGATGCGTTGCTGCGGGCACTGGATGACTATCGGTTATTGATTAGCGAGCGGATTACGAATCGGGAGTTTAGGGAGTTTTTTAATGTGGATTCCGGAGATGCTGCACAAAAAATATTGACCAGACTTAATCTTGTAGCGGTCGGAAATAACAGGGGGAGATATTATATAATTCCTGACAATTTATTAAGTAGGTGAATTGTTTTTAGGCGCATTTCTAAATTCAGAAATGCCCTTTTCTTTTTATTAAGCCCTTGTTGTGGAGGATTTCTTCGCTCTCAGTTGCTTATTTTTTCGCGTTGGCGGATTTCCCCCTTCTTTGTGGCTTATTTTTTCTCACTGGCGGATTTCTTCCTTGCTTTGGCGGATTTTTATCTTAGTATGGCGGATTCCTCTCGGGTTTTGGCGGATTTCTCCCCCCTTTGTGGCTTATTTTTTCTCACTGGCGAATTTCTTCCTTGCTTTGGCGGATTTTTATCTTAGTATGGCGGATTCCTCTCGGGTTTTGGCGGGTTTCTTCCCTCTTTGTGGCTTATTATTTCGCTCTGGCGGATTTAGTCATTACTTTGGCGGATTTTTTTATTAGTATGGCGGATTCCTCTCGAGTTTTGGCGAATTTCTTCCCTCTTTGTGGCTTATTTTTTCGCGTTGGCGGATTTCTTCCTTGCTTTGGCGGATTTTTATCTTAGTATGGCGGATTCCTCTCGGGTTTTGGCGGATTTCTCCCCCCTTTGTGGCTTATTTTTTCTCACTGGCGAATTTCTTCCTTGCTTTGGCGGATTTTTATCTTAGTATGGCGGATTCCTCTCGGGTTTTGGCGGGTTTCTTCCCTCTTTGTGGCTTATTATTTCGCTCTGGCGGATTTAGTCATTACTTTGGCGGATTTTTTTATTAGTAT includes:
- the cydC gene encoding thiol reductant ABC exporter subunit CydC, producing MLKPLFDIWNHSWIRPYVKDNKKLFIFVIVLGVLTMVSAGALMFTSGYLISKSSTQPYNILMVYVPIVLVRAFGIARPVFGYFEKLISHNFVLKILSKMRVRLYQHLEPQSLTLKSRFKTGDLLGILADDLEHLQNLYLKTIFPTLVALVLYVLIVLSLGFFSIPFALLMLGIFFLLVVIVPLLSLLANQKGQMEMKRIRTRLYGKLTDAVMGLSDVKISGRQKDFLTAYEKDEREYDFQEMKLERFHHLRDFFLQCTVAVVVLLMILFVSNQVELGVFSHLWIAAFILVVFPVMEAFTPIPKAITDLTNYDTSLKRIQQVEHTGVDLQETDSKYLQQLKVQYHFTVSFEDVYFRYIEDSKMVLKGLNLQICQGEKIAILGKSGAGKSTIAKLLLGSVIPTNGAVKINDIKTYNIARDIHEWVSVLHQKPHLFNSTVMNNIRLGNIHASDEEVKEVAKQVQLHDYIESLPNGYNTKIQELGERFSGGERQRIALARILLQKTPIVILDEPTVGLDSITERKLLDTIFKSLEGKTIIFITHHLIGVELMDRVIFIEDGNIEMEGSHGELLQSAERYKALYKMDRPFNIS
- a CDS encoding ISL3 family transposase, coding for MSHHHSIRNLLNIKDKNITFDENFCAEELIKGVQSKVFYGQLTYQPKACYACGHVFDVQIIKHGFKTSLIKMPSISGFHTYLKLRKQRYFCKHCHSTFTLKTSVVAKNCCISNNTKVAIALNAKDKISEKDIAMKHNVSHATVSRVIDSFYSYYQPNVHYLPKHLCFDEFKSVKSAAGAMSFIFCDSETGEIVDIVEDRRLHVLKEYFLRYSKKARDAVKTIVIDMYSPYISLIHEVFPKAEIVLDKFHILQLFSRALNKTRINVMNRDKKNYNKLKKYWKLLLKDQTKLDYKNYKYHRCFKKHMCEVEILHYLIDLDSELKASYELYQYVQHCIKIKDFELLKKTLENKQNIVSSYMKTAIKTINKYINYVENTLKYDYNNGILEGINNKIKVIKRISFGYRSFYHFRNRIFITQNLAKIKTA
- the smpB gene encoding SsrA-binding protein SmpB, with amino-acid sequence MPKGTGKVIAQNKKATHDYFIEKTFEAGMVLQGTEIKSIRAGRVQLKDSFVLIRNGEAWIHNMHISPYEQGNRFNHDPLRVRKLLLHKKEIAELAGAVKRDGYTIVPLKIYIKDGYAKLLIGLGKGKKKYDKRADERKKEAKREMERALKLKNQ
- the rnr gene encoding ribonuclease R, which produces MAQHTELEQRILNLMKEEDYKPLKVDELEEVLGIETADEFKELVKALVRMEDQGYIVRSRSNRYGLPERMNLLRGKFIGHSKGFGFVTPEEEGLDDIFIPPHEVNGALNGDIVLVRVLKESSGEKREGTIIKVVERSKTTFVGTYQANRGFGFVVPDDKRLNMDIFVAKEDSLGAVDGHKVVVEVTNWPSEIKSATGVIIKILGHKNDPGVDILSIIFQHDIPPEFPEEVLKEAAKVPDVIAEEDLVGRRDLRNETIVTIDGADAKDLDDAVTVTKNEDGTYKLGVHIADVSYYVKEGSLLDKEAYKRGTSVYLADRVIPMIPHRLSNGICSLNPQVDRLTISCEMIIDQNGNVIEHEIFPSVIRTTERMTYSDVYKILEEENEALIERYKPLVPMFKEMKELALILRKKRMNRGAIDFDFEEAKIVVNEEGWPIDVVLRERTIAERIIEEFMLCANETVAEHFHWMEVPFLYRIHEDPKPEKLQRFFEFITNFGLIVKGTGNSVHPKALQEILESIKGLPEEPVISTMLLRSLQQARYYPESIGHFGLSTDFYTHFTSPIRRYPDLIVHRLIRTYLFEGDVSKQTIFKWAQVMDEIADHTSECERRAVDAERDVESLKKAQYMSDKIGEEFVGIVSSVTNFGIFVELPNTIEGLVHITNLTDDYYHFDERQMIMVGEYTGRIFRIGDEVKVRVANVNLDESSIDFEIVDMVKSFHKVRREAPKVIQAERKQRKRKDKEEEERGRKGKKKEKFYEGVAKKGKKKKRK
- a CDS encoding carboxylesterase, with the protein product MKKKEQQPFFFPAGKRAVLLLHGFTGSSADVRMLGRFLEKKGYTSYAPHYRGHGVPPEELIKTGPKEWWEDVVKAYETLKEKGYEQIAVAGLSLGGVLSLKLAMNVPLKGVITMCSPMTMRTTDMMFKGVIKYAKEYKKYEGKSEQQITEEIEAIRQKGMPGLADLQQFVQEVRNDLDLVYAPILVIQSRHDEIIDPNSAHIIYENVESLNKKLVWFEESSHVITLDKEKQQLHEVIYEFLESLDWEDQ
- the secG gene encoding preprotein translocase subunit SecG is translated as MHTVLLVLLILVSLALIAVVLLQSGKSAGLSGAISGGAEQLFGKTKARGIDLILHRTTIVLAVLFFILTLLVIKF
- a CDS encoding bile acid:sodium symporter family protein; this translates as MNTFQKIGKFAGDTFALWVLLAAGLAMWIPEYFTWISPWITTLLGIVMFGMGMTLKLEDFKLVLLQPKGVIIGIIGQFTIMPFLAFVLAKLFQLPPEIAVGVILVGCCPGGTASNVMTFLAKGNTALSVTITSCTTLLAPIVTPALIYFLASEWLPVSFMAMFLSVVKVVLIPIVLGILAQIFFKPVVEKSIDILPTISVTAIVLIVAAVVSGSRDKIIESGLLILAIVILHNGLGYAIGYLAAKVFRLDYEDKKAVAIEVGMQNSGLGASLAATHFDPVSAVPSAIFSFWHNISGPILATYWAKRASKRKVAQGD